The following proteins are co-located in the Clavibacter capsici genome:
- a CDS encoding proline--tRNA ligase: MSTRLSKLFVRTLREDPVDAEVASHRLLVRAGYIRRQAPGIFAWLPLGLRVKNKVEAIVREEMERIGAQEVHFPALLPAEPYQATGRYEEYGPGMFRLEDRKRAPMVLAPTHEEFFALLVKDLYSSYKDLPLSIYQIQDKYRDEARPRAGILRGREFTMKDAYSFDVTDEALSVSYQAQRDAYERIFQRLGLEYAIVAADAGAMGGSKSEEFLHPTPIGEDTFVRSPGGYAANVEAFTTLVPDAIPIEGQPAARVFDSPDTPTIATLVDLANAREPREDGRAWTAADTLKNIVLALTHLDGTRELVVVGIPGDRDIDLKRAEVAFFPAEVEPATAADLAKQPGLVTGYIGPWSADGPVLGSTSSTKVRYVVDPRVVDGSSWITGANVAGKHVLSLVAGRDFTPDGVVEAADVRDGDPAPDGSGPISTARGTEIGHVFELGRKYAEALGLKVLDENGKLVTVTMGSYGIGITRNLALVAEATQDGRGLLWPASISPFDVHVVMTGKDEGVRTASEELVDALDAAGLDVLFDDRPKVSPGVKFGDAELIGVPTIVIVGRGAADGMAELWDRRTDERTPVALADVVGALTADR, from the coding sequence GTGTCCACACGCCTCTCGAAGCTCTTCGTCCGCACCCTCCGGGAAGACCCCGTCGACGCCGAGGTGGCCAGCCACCGCCTCCTCGTGCGCGCCGGCTACATCCGCCGCCAGGCCCCCGGCATCTTCGCCTGGCTGCCGCTCGGCCTCCGGGTCAAGAACAAGGTCGAGGCCATCGTCCGCGAGGAGATGGAGCGCATCGGCGCCCAGGAGGTGCACTTCCCCGCGCTCCTGCCCGCCGAGCCGTACCAGGCCACCGGCCGCTACGAGGAGTACGGCCCCGGGATGTTCCGCCTCGAGGACCGCAAGCGCGCGCCCATGGTGCTCGCGCCCACGCACGAGGAGTTCTTCGCGCTGCTCGTGAAGGACCTCTACTCGTCGTACAAGGACCTGCCCCTGTCGATCTACCAGATCCAGGACAAGTACCGCGACGAGGCCCGCCCCCGCGCCGGCATCCTCCGCGGCCGCGAGTTCACGATGAAGGACGCCTACTCGTTCGACGTCACCGACGAGGCCCTGTCCGTCAGCTACCAGGCCCAGCGCGACGCGTACGAGCGGATCTTCCAGCGCCTCGGCCTCGAGTACGCCATCGTCGCCGCCGACGCGGGCGCCATGGGCGGATCCAAGAGCGAGGAGTTCCTGCACCCGACGCCCATCGGCGAGGACACGTTCGTGCGGAGCCCCGGCGGCTACGCGGCCAACGTCGAGGCGTTCACGACGCTCGTGCCGGACGCGATCCCCATCGAGGGCCAGCCCGCCGCGCGCGTCTTCGACTCGCCCGACACCCCCACCATCGCCACCCTCGTCGACCTCGCCAACGCGCGGGAGCCCCGCGAGGACGGCCGCGCCTGGACCGCCGCGGACACCCTGAAGAACATCGTGCTGGCGCTGACGCACCTCGACGGCACGCGCGAGCTCGTCGTCGTCGGGATCCCCGGCGACCGGGACATCGACCTCAAGCGCGCCGAGGTGGCCTTCTTCCCCGCCGAGGTCGAGCCCGCCACGGCGGCCGACCTCGCCAAGCAGCCGGGCCTCGTCACGGGCTACATCGGCCCGTGGTCGGCCGACGGCCCCGTGCTCGGATCCACGTCCAGCACGAAGGTGCGCTACGTGGTCGACCCCCGCGTCGTCGACGGCTCCTCGTGGATCACCGGCGCCAACGTCGCCGGGAAGCACGTGCTCTCGCTCGTCGCCGGCCGCGACTTCACGCCCGACGGCGTGGTCGAGGCGGCGGACGTGCGCGACGGCGACCCGGCCCCCGACGGGTCCGGCCCCATCAGCACCGCGCGCGGCACCGAGATCGGCCACGTCTTCGAGCTCGGCCGCAAGTACGCGGAGGCGCTCGGCCTCAAGGTGCTCGACGAGAACGGCAAGCTCGTCACGGTCACCATGGGCTCCTACGGCATCGGCATCACGCGCAACCTCGCGCTGGTCGCCGAGGCCACGCAGGACGGCCGCGGCCTCCTCTGGCCCGCGTCCATCAGCCCGTTCGACGTGCACGTCGTCATGACCGGCAAGGACGAGGGGGTGCGCACCGCGAGCGAGGAGCTCGTCGACGCGCTCGACGCCGCCGGCCTCGACGTGCTCTTCGACGACCGCCCCAAGGTGTCGCCCGGCGTGAAGTTCGGCGACGCCGAGCTGATCGGCGTGCCGACCATCGTCATCGTCGGCCGTGGCGCCGCCGACGGCATGGCCGAGCTCTGGGACCGTCGCACGGACGAGCGCACGCCCGTCGCGCTCGCCGACGTCGTGGGCGCCCTCACCGCCGACCGCTGA
- a CDS encoding 3-oxoacyl-ACP synthase III encodes MLLNGNATFRHRNTSLLGLASVLAPHTVTSVEIDDRLKPVLARLRLPTGLLQRVAGVLERRNWDASMSFDAAATEAGRKALAQAGIQPSQIGLLINTSVTRAHLEPSVAVSIHHGLGLPSSALNFDIANACLGFVNAMTLAGHLIDSGQIDYAMIVDGEDAGEIRHNTVARLLRPETTRADFLSEFPSLTLGAGAAAAVIGRTSDHPEGHRILGGVTRAATQHHELCIGDVDGMFTDTKELLRGGMELVVDAWKEAAQDDWQWSDMDRYILHQVSDVHTNAIVKAAKLDKSRVPLTYPRYGNVGPASIPITLADQADSLSRGDRVLCMGVGSGLNTAMTEILW; translated from the coding sequence ATGCTGTTGAACGGTAACGCCACTTTCCGGCATCGGAACACCTCCCTGCTGGGGCTCGCCAGCGTCCTCGCCCCGCACACCGTGACCTCGGTCGAGATCGACGACCGGTTGAAGCCGGTGCTCGCGCGCCTCCGCCTCCCCACGGGTCTGCTGCAGCGGGTCGCGGGCGTGCTCGAGCGGCGCAACTGGGACGCGTCCATGTCGTTCGACGCGGCCGCGACCGAGGCGGGGCGCAAGGCGCTCGCGCAGGCGGGGATCCAGCCGTCGCAGATCGGCCTCCTCATCAACACGTCCGTGACGCGCGCGCACCTGGAGCCGAGCGTCGCGGTCAGCATCCACCACGGGCTCGGCCTGCCGTCGTCCGCGCTCAACTTCGACATCGCCAACGCCTGCCTCGGCTTCGTCAACGCCATGACCCTCGCGGGCCACCTCATCGACTCGGGCCAGATCGACTACGCGATGATCGTCGACGGCGAGGACGCCGGCGAGATCCGCCACAACACGGTCGCCCGCCTGCTCCGCCCGGAGACCACGCGCGCCGACTTCCTCAGCGAGTTCCCCAGCCTCACGCTCGGGGCGGGGGCCGCGGCGGCCGTCATCGGGCGCACGAGCGACCACCCTGAGGGGCACCGGATCCTCGGCGGCGTCACCCGCGCGGCCACCCAGCACCACGAGCTCTGCATCGGCGACGTGGACGGCATGTTCACCGACACGAAGGAGCTCCTCCGCGGCGGCATGGAGCTCGTCGTGGACGCGTGGAAGGAGGCGGCGCAGGACGACTGGCAGTGGTCCGACATGGACCGCTACATCCTCCACCAGGTCTCCGACGTGCACACGAACGCCATCGTCAAGGCCGCGAAGCTCGACAAGTCGCGCGTGCCGCTGACCTACCCGCGGTACGGCAACGTCGGGCCCGCGAGCATCCCCATCACGCTCGCCGACCAGGCCGACAGCCTCAGCCGCGGCGACCGCGTGCTCTGCATGGGCGTGGGTTCCGGCCTCAACACGGCCATGACCGAGATCCTCTGGTAG
- a CDS encoding YlxR family protein, whose amino-acid sequence MDPVRTCVGCRRRAPRSALQRIVADPPTRSLVLDERAVMAGRGAWIHPTIECIDRAIARRAFGRALRSDAALDPAALGGLRERLAAQPSARASERTG is encoded by the coding sequence ATGGATCCGGTAAGAACGTGCGTCGGCTGTCGTCGGCGTGCCCCGAGGTCCGCTCTCCAGCGGATCGTCGCCGATCCCCCCACCCGCTCCCTCGTCCTCGACGAGCGCGCGGTGATGGCCGGCAGGGGCGCGTGGATCCATCCGACCATCGAGTGCATCGACAGAGCGATCGCGCGGCGTGCCTTCGGGCGGGCCCTGCGGAGCGACGCGGCGCTCGACCCCGCAGCTCTTGGGGGACTACGAGAGCGGCTCGCGGCCCAGCCGAGCGCGCGAGCATCCGAGAGAACAGGCTGA
- a CDS encoding M50 family metallopeptidase, producing MDGVFLYILGVLIIVVGVAVSIGLHEVGHLVPAKAFGVRVTQYMIGFGPTIFSRRKGETEYGVKAIPLGGYISMIGMFPPQSSRAGTSSTGIAQLVGPDSRRDAAPDAGSPAAPDADDRAGRGFFDLLVQDARQASAESVGDEEDRAFYRLPVLKRMVIMLGGPAMNFLLAIVLFAIVLCGFGVTTPTTTVGQVNACIVPAGSTASADPATCPAGAPAAPGAAAGLQPGDTVVSIDGTPITAWDQVTGIVQVSAGKELDVVVDRDGARETLAITPVLTQQAVIGQRGAPEVDEQGNPVTREVGLIGFSPTQAVQQQPLSAAFTTTGENMAAVGNLILNLPQRLVDVGRAAFGGGERDPNGPMSVVGVGRVAGEIASLDETPVASRASAMIGLVASLNVALGMINLLPLLPLDGGHVLGAIVEGVRRFLAKAFGRRDPGPVDVAKLMPVTFVVVILFGAMSALLIFADLVNPVRLT from the coding sequence ATGGACGGCGTCTTCCTCTACATCCTCGGGGTGCTCATCATCGTGGTCGGCGTCGCCGTCTCCATCGGCCTCCACGAGGTCGGTCACCTGGTGCCCGCGAAGGCCTTCGGCGTGCGCGTCACGCAGTACATGATCGGCTTCGGCCCCACGATCTTCAGCCGCCGCAAGGGCGAGACCGAGTACGGCGTGAAGGCCATCCCGCTCGGCGGCTACATCTCCATGATCGGGATGTTCCCGCCGCAGAGCTCCCGCGCCGGCACGAGCAGCACCGGCATCGCGCAGCTCGTCGGGCCCGACTCCCGCCGCGACGCCGCGCCCGACGCCGGATCCCCGGCCGCCCCCGACGCCGACGACCGCGCCGGCCGCGGCTTCTTCGACCTCCTCGTGCAGGACGCCCGCCAGGCGAGCGCGGAGAGCGTCGGCGACGAGGAGGACCGCGCCTTCTACAGGCTGCCCGTCCTCAAGCGCATGGTGATCATGCTCGGCGGTCCGGCCATGAACTTCCTGCTCGCGATCGTGCTGTTCGCGATCGTGCTCTGCGGCTTCGGCGTCACGACCCCCACCACCACGGTCGGCCAGGTGAACGCGTGCATCGTGCCCGCCGGATCCACCGCGTCGGCGGATCCCGCCACCTGCCCCGCCGGCGCCCCCGCGGCCCCGGGCGCCGCGGCCGGCCTCCAGCCGGGCGACACCGTCGTCAGCATCGACGGCACGCCCATCACCGCGTGGGACCAGGTCACCGGCATCGTGCAGGTGTCCGCGGGGAAGGAGCTCGACGTCGTCGTGGACCGCGACGGCGCCCGTGAGACGCTCGCGATCACACCCGTGCTGACGCAGCAGGCCGTCATCGGCCAGCGCGGCGCCCCCGAGGTCGACGAGCAGGGGAACCCCGTCACCCGCGAGGTCGGCCTCATCGGCTTCAGCCCCACGCAGGCCGTGCAGCAGCAGCCCCTGTCGGCCGCCTTCACGACCACGGGCGAGAACATGGCCGCGGTCGGCAACCTCATCCTGAACCTCCCGCAGCGGCTGGTGGACGTCGGCCGCGCGGCCTTCGGCGGAGGGGAGCGCGACCCCAACGGCCCCATGAGCGTGGTCGGCGTCGGCCGCGTCGCGGGCGAGATCGCGAGCCTCGACGAGACGCCGGTCGCGTCGCGCGCCTCCGCCATGATCGGGCTCGTCGCGTCGCTCAACGTGGCGCTCGGCATGATCAACCTGCTGCCGCTCCTGCCGCTCGACGGCGGCCACGTGCTCGGCGCGATCGTCGAGGGCGTCCGCCGCTTCCTCGCGAAGGCGTTCGGTCGCCGCGATCCCGGGCCGGTCGACGTGGCGAAGCTCATGCCCGTGACGTTCGTCGTCGTGATCCTCTTCGGCGCCATGAGCGCGCTGCTGATCTTCGCCGACCTGGTGAACCCCGTCCGCCTGACCTGA
- the ispG gene encoding flavodoxin-dependent (E)-4-hydroxy-3-methylbut-2-enyl-diphosphate synthase encodes MPAVNLGMPKVPEVLAPRRKTRQISVGKVKVGGDAQVSVQSMTTTQTTNINATLQQIAELTATGCDIVRVAVPHQDDADVLHILAKKSQIPIIADIHFQPRYVFTAIDAGVGAVRVNPGNIRKFDDQVGAIAKAAKAAGTSIRIGVNAGSLHPSLLQKYGKATPEALVESAVWEASLFEEHDFHDFKISVKHNDPVIMVKAYRLLAERGDWPLHLGVTEAGPAFQGTIKSATAFGILLSEGIGDTIRVSLSAPPAEEVKVGLQILQSLNLRERKLEIVSCPSCGRAQVDVYSLAEQVTEGLKHVNVPLRVAVMGCVVNGPGEAREAELGVASGNGRGQIFVKGEVIKTVPEAEIVQTLIEEANRLAAEMPAGSIGSPEILV; translated from the coding sequence GTGCCAGCAGTCAATCTCGGAATGCCGAAGGTCCCTGAGGTCCTCGCGCCCCGTCGGAAGACCCGTCAGATCAGCGTCGGCAAGGTGAAGGTGGGCGGCGACGCCCAGGTCAGCGTCCAGTCGATGACGACCACGCAGACGACCAACATCAACGCCACGCTCCAGCAGATCGCCGAGCTCACGGCCACCGGCTGCGACATCGTGCGCGTGGCCGTGCCGCACCAGGACGACGCGGACGTGCTGCACATCCTGGCGAAGAAGAGCCAGATCCCGATCATCGCGGACATCCACTTCCAGCCGCGCTACGTCTTCACGGCCATCGACGCGGGCGTCGGCGCGGTGCGCGTCAACCCCGGCAACATCCGCAAGTTCGACGACCAGGTCGGCGCCATCGCGAAGGCCGCCAAGGCCGCGGGCACCTCCATCCGCATCGGCGTCAACGCCGGATCCCTGCACCCGAGCCTCCTGCAGAAGTACGGCAAGGCCACCCCCGAGGCGCTCGTCGAGTCCGCCGTGTGGGAGGCCAGCCTCTTCGAGGAGCACGACTTCCACGACTTCAAGATCTCGGTCAAGCACAACGACCCCGTCATCATGGTGAAGGCCTACCGCCTCCTCGCCGAGCGCGGCGACTGGCCCCTCCACCTCGGCGTCACCGAGGCCGGCCCCGCCTTCCAGGGCACCATCAAGAGCGCGACCGCGTTCGGGATCCTGCTCTCCGAGGGCATCGGCGACACCATCCGCGTGTCCCTCTCCGCGCCGCCGGCCGAGGAGGTGAAGGTGGGCCTGCAGATCCTGCAGTCGCTCAACCTCCGCGAGCGCAAGCTCGAGATCGTCTCCTGCCCGAGCTGCGGCCGTGCCCAGGTCGACGTCTACTCGCTCGCCGAGCAGGTCACCGAGGGCCTCAAGCACGTCAACGTGCCGCTGCGCGTCGCGGTCATGGGCTGCGTCGTCAACGGACCCGGCGAGGCCCGCGAGGCCGAGCTCGGCGTCGCGTCCGGCAACGGCCGCGGGCAGATCTTCGTCAAGGGCGAGGTCATCAAGACCGTGCCCGAGGCCGAGATCGTCCAGACCCTCATCGAGGAGGCGAACCGCCTCGCCGCGGAGATGCCCGCCGGATCCATCGGCAGCCCCGAGATCCTGGTCTAG
- the nusA gene encoding transcription termination factor NusA: protein MDIDLSVLRMMEREREIPFEELVSIIEQAILTAYLKHTDQADAKPVADGVPPARVHLDRKSGHVSVHVPELDEDGLVIGEAEDSPSDFGRIAAFAAKQVINQRLRDIGDDRILGEFKGREGDIVAGVIQQGPNPRMIHVDLGTIEAILPPEEQVPGERYVHGSRLRVYVTSVSRGAKGPQITVSRTHPSLVRKLFALEVPEIAQGLVEIVSLAREAGHRTKIAVRATEPGINAKGACIGELGQRVRAVTAELNEEKIDIVDYSESLPVFVGNALSPARVTSSFVIDQATKAVRALVPDYQLSLAIGKEGQNARLAAKLTGAKIDIQPDSILEGDD from the coding sequence ATGGACATCGACCTCAGCGTCCTGCGCATGATGGAGCGCGAGCGCGAGATCCCGTTCGAGGAGCTCGTCTCGATCATCGAGCAGGCCATCCTCACCGCCTACCTCAAGCACACCGACCAGGCCGACGCCAAGCCCGTCGCCGACGGCGTGCCGCCCGCCCGCGTGCACCTGGACCGCAAGTCCGGGCACGTCTCCGTCCACGTCCCCGAGCTCGACGAGGACGGCCTCGTCATCGGCGAGGCCGAGGACAGCCCGAGCGACTTCGGCCGCATCGCCGCCTTCGCCGCCAAGCAGGTCATCAACCAGCGCCTGCGCGACATCGGCGACGACCGCATCCTCGGCGAGTTCAAGGGCCGCGAGGGCGACATCGTCGCGGGCGTCATCCAGCAGGGCCCGAACCCCCGCATGATCCACGTCGACCTCGGCACCATCGAGGCGATCCTGCCGCCCGAGGAGCAGGTGCCCGGCGAGAGGTACGTGCACGGCTCGCGCCTGCGCGTCTACGTCACGAGCGTCTCCCGCGGCGCGAAGGGCCCGCAGATCACGGTCTCGCGCACGCACCCCTCGCTCGTCCGCAAGCTGTTCGCGCTCGAGGTGCCGGAGATCGCCCAGGGCCTGGTGGAGATCGTGTCGCTGGCCCGCGAGGCCGGCCACCGCACCAAGATCGCGGTGCGCGCGACCGAGCCCGGCATCAACGCCAAGGGCGCCTGCATCGGCGAGCTGGGGCAGCGCGTCCGCGCGGTCACGGCCGAGCTCAACGAGGAGAAGATCGACATCGTCGACTACTCCGAGTCGCTGCCCGTGTTCGTCGGCAACGCGCTCTCGCCCGCCCGGGTCACGAGCTCGTTCGTCATCGACCAGGCGACCAAGGCCGTGCGCGCGCTCGTGCCCGACTACCAGCTGTCGCTCGCGATCGGCAAGGAGGGCCAGAACGCCCGGCTCGCCGCCAAGCTCACGGGCGCGAAGATCGACATCCAGCCCGACTCGATCCTCGAGGGCGACGACTGA
- a CDS encoding NAD-dependent epimerase/dehydratase family protein: protein MIVLVTGASGMLGRAVAERLAAAGHAVRTFQRQPSGLASSGTEPVAGAVVDLRGSVVDPVAVAHAVAGVDAVVHLAAKVSLAGDPADFRAVNVAGTRSLLGAARAAGVTRFVHVSSPSVAHTGLSITGDGAGPADPVRARGDYARTKAEGELIALAADDPAMRVLAVRPHLVWGPGDTQLVARIVDRASRGRLPLLGHGAALIDTVYRDNAADAIVAALDAADTAHGRAYVVTNGEPRPVAELLAGMCRAAGVPAPRLRVPAALARAAGGAVERVWAVRPGSDEPPMTRFLAEQLSTAHWFDQRETRRALGWTPAVSLDEGFERLRLSYASGSAGR, encoded by the coding sequence GTGATCGTCCTCGTCACGGGCGCGAGCGGCATGCTCGGCCGCGCCGTCGCCGAGCGCCTCGCCGCCGCGGGGCACGCCGTCCGCACCTTCCAGCGCCAGCCGTCCGGCCTCGCGTCGAGCGGCACGGAGCCCGTGGCGGGCGCCGTCGTGGACCTCCGCGGCAGCGTCGTGGATCCAGTGGCCGTCGCCCACGCGGTCGCGGGCGTCGACGCCGTCGTGCACCTCGCCGCCAAGGTCTCGCTCGCGGGCGACCCGGCCGACTTCCGCGCCGTGAACGTCGCGGGCACGCGCTCGCTCCTCGGCGCCGCCCGTGCGGCCGGCGTCACGCGGTTCGTCCACGTGTCCTCGCCGTCCGTCGCGCACACGGGCCTCTCGATCACCGGCGACGGCGCCGGCCCCGCGGATCCCGTCCGCGCCCGCGGCGACTACGCGCGCACCAAGGCCGAGGGCGAGCTCATCGCCCTGGCCGCGGACGACCCGGCGATGCGCGTCCTCGCCGTCCGCCCGCACCTCGTCTGGGGCCCGGGCGACACCCAGCTCGTCGCCCGCATCGTCGACCGCGCCTCCCGCGGACGCCTCCCGCTCCTCGGCCACGGCGCCGCCCTCATCGACACCGTCTACCGCGACAACGCCGCGGACGCGATCGTCGCCGCCCTCGACGCCGCCGACACCGCGCACGGCCGCGCCTACGTCGTCACCAACGGCGAGCCGCGTCCCGTCGCCGAGCTGCTCGCCGGCATGTGCCGCGCCGCGGGCGTCCCCGCGCCGCGCCTGCGCGTGCCCGCCGCCCTCGCCCGCGCCGCCGGGGGAGCGGTGGAGCGCGTCTGGGCCGTGCGCCCCGGATCCGACGAGCCGCCCATGACCCGCTTCCTCGCCGAGCAGCTCTCCACGGCGCACTGGTTCGACCAGCGCGAGACCCGCCGGGCGCTCGGATGGACGCCGGCCGTCTCCCTCGACGAGGGCTTCGAGCGCCTGCGCCTCTCCTACGCGAGCGGATCCGCCGGACGCTGA
- a CDS encoding alpha/beta fold hydrolase, translating into MSASAAVRPATVPVAGPDGQPLPGLDPAWSRVVRAGGHGWHLLDTGERLAATGAPVAGTILCVHGNPTWSYLWRRIAAESLARAERDPSAPAWRVVAVDQLDMGFSERTGVARTLPMRLDDLQALTDELGLSGSDASGPVVTLGHDWGGVISLGWALRNRDVLAGVMALNTAVHQEDGVPIPWPLRLALATGIHDAATRGTPGFLATTLALAHPPLDPAVRRAFAAPYRGADRRAGIRGFVADIPVGPAHPSHATLTTIAEGLRDLDLPALFVWGPRDPIFSDVYLSDLLERLPHADVHRVEGAGHLVAEDHDYASAALDWLADRVAPGSAPAARPAPAADAVPVRPLGALLEELRDSDAPVLVEMAPRGGGSPRTVSWRLLSRRVREIAAGLHARGLRAGDRVSLLVPPGADLTALLYACLRIGAIVVVADAGLGVKGLGRAVAGSRPDMVVGIPAGLALARALGWPGERISVTTLAPPVARALGVAASLPEIARDGRAQVLPPEPAADDDAAILFTSGSTGPAKGVVYTHRQLAALRDTLGSRFDVGVGTGLVAGFAPFALLGPALGATSVTPDMDVTRPRDLTASALAAAARAADATVVFASPAALANVVATADALTPDDRAALGRVRSLLSAGAPLSEALLTRAAALVPAAEVHTPYGMTEGLLLTDVTLEGIRAAALRGDAGVCVGAPVDPVAIRISPLDAHGAATGALTSEPGVTGEIVVAAPHVHDRYDRLHVTDRAARRDSADGIRRHRTGDVGHLDATGALWVEGRMPHVITTADGVLTPVGPEQRAESAPGVGRAAAVGVGPAGVQQLVLVVETVPAARRVGLADPDLAAAVRAAVGVPVAAVIVVPVLPTDVRHNSKVDRARLGRWAAGILAGGRVSAP; encoded by the coding sequence GTGAGCGCATCGGCCGCGGTCCGACCGGCGACCGTCCCCGTGGCGGGCCCCGACGGGCAGCCGCTGCCCGGCCTCGACCCCGCCTGGTCGCGCGTCGTGCGCGCCGGCGGCCACGGCTGGCACCTGCTCGACACGGGGGAGCGGCTGGCGGCCACGGGCGCGCCCGTCGCCGGCACCATCCTCTGCGTGCACGGCAACCCGACGTGGTCGTACCTGTGGCGGCGCATCGCGGCGGAGTCGCTGGCGCGCGCCGAGCGGGATCCGTCGGCGCCGGCCTGGCGCGTCGTCGCCGTCGACCAGCTCGACATGGGCTTCTCCGAGCGCACGGGCGTCGCGCGCACGCTGCCCATGCGCCTCGACGACCTGCAGGCGCTCACCGACGAGCTGGGGCTCTCCGGATCCGACGCCTCGGGGCCCGTGGTCACGCTCGGCCACGACTGGGGCGGCGTCATCAGCCTCGGCTGGGCGCTCCGCAACCGCGACGTGCTCGCCGGGGTCATGGCGCTCAACACGGCCGTGCACCAGGAGGACGGCGTGCCCATCCCGTGGCCGCTGCGGCTGGCGCTCGCCACGGGGATCCACGACGCCGCCACCCGCGGCACGCCCGGCTTCCTCGCCACCACCCTCGCGCTCGCGCACCCGCCGCTCGACCCGGCCGTGCGCCGCGCGTTCGCCGCGCCGTACCGGGGCGCCGACCGCCGCGCGGGGATCCGCGGCTTCGTCGCCGACATCCCCGTCGGCCCCGCGCACCCCAGCCACGCGACCCTCACCACCATCGCCGAGGGCCTCCGCGACCTCGACCTGCCGGCCCTGTTCGTGTGGGGCCCGCGCGACCCGATCTTCAGCGACGTCTACCTCTCCGACCTCCTCGAGCGCCTGCCGCACGCGGACGTGCACCGGGTCGAGGGCGCCGGGCACCTCGTCGCCGAGGACCACGACTACGCGTCGGCCGCGCTCGACTGGCTCGCGGACCGGGTCGCGCCCGGATCGGCGCCCGCCGCCCGTCCGGCTCCGGCCGCCGACGCCGTGCCCGTCCGCCCGCTCGGTGCGCTCCTCGAGGAGCTCCGCGACAGCGACGCCCCCGTCCTCGTCGAGATGGCCCCGCGCGGCGGCGGCTCCCCGCGCACCGTCTCCTGGCGCCTGCTCTCCCGCCGCGTCCGCGAGATCGCCGCGGGCCTGCACGCCCGCGGCCTCCGCGCGGGCGACCGCGTCTCCCTCCTCGTGCCGCCCGGCGCCGACCTCACGGCCCTCCTCTACGCGTGCCTGCGCATCGGCGCGATCGTCGTGGTCGCCGACGCGGGCCTCGGCGTCAAGGGCCTCGGGCGCGCGGTCGCCGGATCCCGCCCGGACATGGTCGTCGGCATCCCCGCCGGCCTCGCCCTCGCGCGGGCCCTCGGCTGGCCGGGGGAGCGGATCTCCGTCACGACGCTCGCGCCGCCCGTCGCCCGCGCGCTCGGGGTCGCCGCGAGCCTGCCGGAGATCGCCCGCGACGGCCGCGCGCAGGTCCTCCCGCCCGAGCCCGCGGCCGACGACGACGCCGCGATCCTCTTCACCTCCGGATCCACCGGCCCCGCCAAGGGCGTCGTCTACACGCACCGCCAGCTGGCCGCCCTCCGCGACACCCTCGGCTCCCGCTTCGACGTGGGCGTCGGCACGGGCCTCGTCGCCGGCTTCGCGCCGTTCGCGCTGCTCGGCCCGGCGCTCGGCGCCACGAGCGTCACGCCCGACATGGACGTGACCCGCCCGCGCGACCTCACCGCGTCGGCGCTGGCCGCCGCCGCCCGGGCCGCCGACGCCACGGTCGTCTTCGCGTCGCCAGCGGCCCTCGCCAACGTCGTCGCCACCGCCGACGCGCTCACCCCCGACGACCGCGCCGCCCTCGGCCGCGTGCGCTCGCTGCTCTCCGCCGGGGCGCCGCTCTCGGAGGCGCTGCTGACGCGCGCCGCCGCCCTCGTACCCGCCGCCGAGGTCCACACGCCCTACGGGATGACCGAGGGGCTGCTGCTCACCGACGTGACGCTCGAGGGGATCCGCGCCGCCGCCCTCCGTGGCGACGCCGGCGTCTGCGTCGGCGCGCCCGTCGACCCGGTCGCCATCCGCATCAGCCCGCTCGACGCCCACGGCGCCGCGACCGGCGCGCTCACCTCCGAGCCGGGCGTCACGGGCGAGATCGTCGTGGCCGCGCCGCACGTGCACGACCGCTACGACCGCCTGCACGTCACCGACCGGGCCGCGCGCCGCGACTCCGCCGACGGGATCCGCCGCCACCGCACGGGCGACGTCGGCCACCTCGACGCCACGGGCGCGCTCTGGGTCGAGGGTCGCATGCCGCACGTGATCACCACGGCCGACGGCGTGCTCACGCCCGTCGGCCCGGAGCAGCGCGCCGAGTCGGCGCCGGGCGTCGGACGCGCGGCTGCCGTGGGCGTGGGGCCCGCCGGCGTCCAGCAGCTGGTCCTCGTCGTCGAGACCGTGCCGGCCGCGCGCCGCGTCGGGCTGGCGGACCCGGACCTCGCCGCCGCCGTGCGCGCCGCGGTCGGCGTCCCCGTCGCCGCCGTGATCGTCGTCCCCGTGCTGCCCACGGACGTCCGCCACAACTCCAAGGTCGACCGCGCGCGCCTCGGCCGCTGGGCCGCGGGGATCCTCGCGGGCGGCCGGGTGAGCGCCCCGTGA